Proteins encoded together in one Impatiens glandulifera chromosome 1, dImpGla2.1, whole genome shotgun sequence window:
- the LOC124930649 gene encoding glutamate receptor 2.9-like, producing the protein MARRSSFLILLMFLLQHHFTPMFMAQTAKISTNIIAIIDVNSHFAKHQITAMNISVQNYNNNSISHSISLVIQEDSGNTLQLANTVEKLSKEQAVHAIIVMTTWSKAAFVYDAGSILKVPVLSLVADSSPINNRWPFLVQMATNGLQQFKSVATIVQSNWNRVVLIYEQDISGGDSVEFSNISHELLRIGSVIDYTLAFPPFSSISEHYIEKEMKKLDGVQSRAFLVLRLSFELTGILFSKAKSMGFMKKESAWLVSDSVAHFLEYANHSMISSMEGVIGIRTDYSRDTQPFKNFDEQFQQYFRTEYPEEAEMIPGIHALRAYDSVTVITETLKKIDNQSLLQGILSSNFTGLSGQILFKDGRLLDELKYEMVNVNETKINRLGYPNMTKLDGISWPGKLERIPKGWAMPTKGKPLIIGVPGKASFENFVKITSNGNSSEKKFDGFCIKVFREVVRTLYEMKSYILPVEFREFDGTYDDLVDNLANKTYDAIVGDLTIIAERWEKVEFTQPFTESGLVTVVPVRPAHERWIFLKPFALDLWFGSAALMLYTMFMVWFMERGSNPDFSGSWRDQLGHALWFAFTSLFMAHRERIQRNYTRVVVVVWLFVALLLTQSFTANLTSMLTVPRLNSIDVNSLQNRNVKVGCDDNTFMTVFLEKTLGYKKENVVNLWSKDDYLSAFKNDSIKAAILEIPYAKAFVSHNCNKYTITGSTYRFGGFGFAFQKGSPLAADVSEAILNISEQGTLKMLEEFYLTTSSCSLDSIDDVDGLTLERFLGLFVFSIGISTISFLLLVVNNLRSYLQKRSREGEVMRSIVRSLWEWRRKIHPSTPVDNTPTPTTIIPYH; encoded by the exons ATGGCCCGGAGGTCCAGTTTTCTCATTCTCCTAATGTTTCTTCTACAACACCATTTTACCCCCATGTTTATGGCACAAACAGCCAAGATTTCCACAAACATTATTGCAATCATCGATGTTAATTCTCATTTTGCCAAACACCAGATAACAGCCATGAATATATCTGTTCAAAACTACAACAACAACTCAATCAGTCACAGCATTTCACTTGTAATCCAGGAAGACTCTGGAAACACTCTTCAACTCGCTAATACAG TTGAGAAGCTTAGTAAAGAGCAGGCAGTCCACGCGATTATTGTCATGACAACATGGTCCAAAGCTGCCTTTGTTTACGACGCGGGCAGCATTTTGAAAGTTCCGGTTCTCTCCTTAGTAGCTGATAGTTCCCCAATCAATAATCGATGGCCTTTCTTGGTACAAATGGCCACCAATGGCTTACAACAATTTAAATCGGTTGCAACTATTGTCCAATCTAATTGGAATAGAGTTGTTTTAATCTACGAACAAGACATTTCTGGTGGTGACTCTGTTGAGTTTTCTAACATATCTCATGAACTTTTAAGAATAGGTTCTGTTATAGATTACACTTTGGCATTTCCTCCATTTTCTTCAATATCTGAACATTACATTGAGAAGgagatgaagaaattggatgGAGTACAATCCAGAGCGTTTCTTGTTCTCCGATTGTCATTTGAGTTAACGGGTATTTTGTTTAGCAAGGCAAAGAGCATGGGATTCATGAAAAAGGAGTCGGCTTGGTTAGTATCAGACAGTGTCGCTCACTTTCTTGAATATGCTAACCATTCTATGATTTCTTCCATGGAAGGTGTCATTGGAATAAGAACTGACTATTCTAGAGATACCCAACCATTCAAGAACTTCGACGAGCAGTTTCAGCAATATTTTAGAACAGAATATCCAGAAGAAGCAGAGATGATTCCCGGAATTCATGCTCTAAGAGCATACGATAGTGTTACAGTTATAACGGAGacattgaaaaaaatagataacCAAAGTTTGCTACAAGGTATTTTGTCGAGCAATTTTACTGGTCTGAGTGGTCAGATACTTTTTAAGGATGGTAGGTTGTTGGACGAGCTAAAATATGAGATGGTAAATGTCAACGAGACCAAGATTAATAGGTTGGGATATCCTAATATGACAAAATTAGATGGAATATCATGGCCTGGGAAATTAGAAAGGATTCCTAAAGGATGGGCAATGCCTACTAAAGGGAAGCCCCTTATTATTGGAGTCCCCGGCAAAGCTTCATTTGAGAACTTTGTGAAGATAACATCCAATGGAAATTCATCGGAAAAGAAGTTTGATGGTTTTTGTATTAAAGTCTTTCGAGAGGTGGTAAGAACATTGTACGAAATGAAGTCATATATTCTTCCTGTGGAATTCAGGGAATTTGACGGCACTTATGACGATTTAGTTGATAATCTTGCGAACAAG ACTTATGACGCAATTGTGGGTGATCTGACCATAATAGCTGAAAGATGGGAGAAAGTGGAGTTCACTCAACCATTCACAGAATCAGGGCTTGTCACTGTAGTTCCTGTCAGGCCTGCACATGAAAGGTGGATCTTTTTGAAGCCTTTTGCACTAGACTTATGGTTTGGCTCTGCAGCGCTGATGTTGTACACAATGTTCATGGTTTGGTTCATGGAACGTGGTTCAAATCCAGATTTTTCTGGGTCATGGAGAGACCAGTTGGGACATGCACTATGGTTTGCTTTCACTTCTCTTTTCATGGCCCACA GGGAGAGAATTCAGAGAAATTATACAAGGGTAGTGGTGGTGGTATGGCTATTTGTTGCCTTACTCTTAACTCAAAGCTTCACGGCCAACCTCACTTCAATGCTCACCGTTCCACGACTGAACTCAATTGACGTTAACTCCCTCCAGAATAGAAATGTGAAAGTGGGCTGCGATGATAACACATTTATGACAgtctttttggaaaaaacgcTTGGTTACAAAAAGGAGAATGTGGTAAACTTATGGTCTAAAGATGATTACCTTTCCGCTTTTAAGAATGACAGCATCAAAGCAGCTATTCTCGAAATACCTTATGCCAAAGCCTTTGTAAGCCACAACTGCAACAAATATACAATAACAGGATCTACTTATAGATTTGGTGGATTTGGCTTT GCTTTCCAAAAAGGCTCTCCTTTGGCTGCAGATGTATCAGAAGCCATTCTGAATATATCTGAACAAGGGACCTTGAAAATGTTAGAAGAGTTCTACTTAACTACATCTTCGTGCTCCTTAGACTCCATTGATGATGTTGATGGATTGACACTGGAGAGATTTTTGGGTTTGTTTGTCTTCAGCATTGGCATCTCTACCATAAGTTTTCTTCTTTTGGTTGTGAACAATTTGAGGAGCTACTTGCAGAAAAGATCACGGGAAGGGGAAGTAATGAGATCGATTGTTAGGAGTCTTTGGGAATGGAGAAGGAAGATTCATCCGAGCACGCCAGTAGATAATACTCCCACTCCAACAACTATAATCCCCTACCATTAA
- the LOC124927749 gene encoding CRIB domain-containing protein RIC10-like encodes MATKIKGIRKGFKYISQIFVVKDRELDIGYPTDVKHVSHIGWDGSTGNAPGWMNEFKTSSDFSTTSIGNIHELRGGSSSIISSTWASQDFESMDSQPVADIFKDTPPMDMPDIPKKQKQKESKSSSSSSTSTSASSSISSRATAKLKAKFVDETSRQENRDVVL; translated from the exons ATGGCAACCAAAATCAAAGGGATCCGTAaaggatttaaatatatatcacaaaTCTTTG TTGTGAAGGATCGTGAGTTGGATATTGGGTATCCAACAGACGTGAAACATGTGTCACATATTGGCTGGGATGGATCCACTGGTAATGCTCCCGGTTGG ATGAACGAATTCAAGACATCGTCTGATTTCTCGACAACCTCCATAGGCAACATTCATGAGCTAAGAGGCGGTTCCAGTTCCATAATCTCGTCAACATGGGCGTCTCAAg ATTTTGAATCCATGGACAGCCAACCAGTAGCTGATATATTCAAAGACACGCCACCAATGGATATGCCAGATATTCCTAAGAAGCAAAAACAGAAGGAATCGAAGTCAAGTTCCTCATCGTCGACGTCTACATCCGCATCTTCGTCAATATCGTCTCGAGCAACTGCAAAATTGAAGGCTAAATTCGTCGATGAAACTAGCAGACAAGAAAACAGAGATGTTGTGTTATAA